One part of the Rutidosis leptorrhynchoides isolate AG116_Rl617_1_P2 chromosome 1, CSIRO_AGI_Rlap_v1, whole genome shotgun sequence genome encodes these proteins:
- the LOC139867019 gene encoding GDSL esterase/lipase At5g22810-like, which yields MGIVAPLDRILGVVVVLLVYVLALLSTKVSGQPLVPALFIFGDSVVDTGNNNNLETVVKSNFPPYGRDFINHRHTGRFCNGKLASDFTGENLGFTTYPPPILSKEANGKKLLLGANFASGGSGYYETTAKLYNTIPLSKQLGYYKKYQKKLVGIAGKSNATSIITGSVYFISSGSSDFVQNYYVNPLLYKVYTPYQFADILIQDYSHFIQELYALGARKIGVSTLPPIGCLPASITIFGEDSNECVTKMNSVAKYLNKKLNATSLTLQSKLSGLNLVVLDIYQPLYDIIQKPSDYGFFEARKACCGTGLVETSYLCNKYSPGTCKNASEYVFWDGFHPSEAVNKILADDLLLEGISLVS from the exons ATGGGCATTGTAGCACCATTGGATCGAATACTTGGTGTCGTAGTAGTATTACTTGTATATGTATTGGCTCTATTGAGCACTAAAGTGAGTGGTCAACCACTAGTTCCAGCATTGTTCATATTCGGAGACTCCGTCGTTGACACCGGGAACAATAACAACCTTGAAACCGTTGTCAAGTCTAATTTCCCTCCTTATGGAAGAGACTTCATCAACCACCGTCACACTGGCAGATTTTGTAACGGAAAACTGGCCTCAGACTTCACAG GCGAGAATCTAGGATTCACTACGTACCCACCACCGATACTAAGCAAAGAAGCCAATGGGAAGAAGCTCTTGCTTGGAGCCAACTTTGCGTCCGGTGGCTCTGGATATTATGAGACCACTGCCAAGCTATAT AATACAATTCCATTGAGCAAGCAACTTGGGTACTACAAAAAATATCAAAAGAAGCTAGTAGGGATTGCAGGGAAGTCCAATGCCACATCAATAATCACAGGCTCAGTATATTTTATTAGCTCTGGAAGTAGTGATTTTGTCCAAAATTATTATGTCAATCCACTTCTATACAAAGTGTACACACCTTATCAGTTTGCAGACATCCTTATCCAAGACTATTCTCACTTCATCCAG GAGTTATACGCGCTAGGAGCAAGAAAGATCGGTGTGTCAACGTTACCACCAATTGGTTGTTTACCGGCATCTATAACTATCTTTGGTGAAGATAGTAACGAGTGCGTTACGAAAATGAACTCTGTAGCCAAATATTTAAACAAAAAGCTCAACGCGACATCTTTAACTCTGCAGTCGAAACTCTCGGGCCTTAATCTTGTTGTATTGGATATCTACCAACCTCTTTATGACATCATTCAGAAACCTTCTGATTATG GGTTCTTTGAAGCAAGGAAGGCGTGTTGTGGTACAGGGTTGGTTGAAACGTCGTATTTATGCAATAAGTACTCGCCTGGAACGTGTAAAAACGCTTCGGAATATGTTTTTTGGGATGGATTTCATCCGTCGGAAGCAGTAAACAAGATCTTAGCAGACGATTTACTTCTTGAGGGCATATCGCTTGTATCATAA